The genomic DNA GCACGCTATTGCTCATCGTTCTACAATGACGGCTTGTCCACACCACACTAGATTGTTACATCATCATATGGCtgtttttacataaattacCAAATCTCAGATTAactcttttcgtttttttttacaatggtTCGAAACCCAAGCAAGAGCCAATAGATAAGTCAACACACAAGTACAAAAGGATGTGCGGCCCATGTCCTTTGATCGACATGCCTGCGTGTTTACAACGTGTTTTGAGTGGTTAAACcgcctgaaaaaaaaaactacgacgagttaaaaattaatacaagAGACTTAAATAGTTTTAAGCAGAAAAAGTGTAATCCAAAGGCGGCCAAATATGGATTTAAATATTAGAGCACGAAGCTCATGGTTTTGAAGAGTAAATCATTTCTTCCGAGTCTTGAGTGTCTTTCAAGTCACACCACATATAGACGAGACTCTTTTATTTCCccaaaaactctctctttctttacacACAAAAGCATATGAGAGACCTCCAGAAATATGATTGCAGTGCTCTCTTGCTCAACCTTACCACCCCCAGCCTCAACAAGGCCCAGAGGCGTTGGCGTTTTGCCTATGCTGCCATCTACTCTGTGAGGGCTATGCTCTCTCTCGTTAAGGAGATGGTTCCCGCAAGGATTGATCCTAAAATATCTGATgaatccctctctctctcctacaCAGACCTCGAGTCCACTGATGGAGCAAAGATCAACTCTATGCCTCTCTCTTACGTGCCTGACATCGATCATGAGCGACTTGTGGAGATCATGAAGGGTAAGGACTTACCTGGCATCCAAGCGCTGGGTGGCGTTGCTGGTGTCGCTACTTCCCTAAGGACAAACGCAACCAAAGGGATCCATGGGAATGAGCAAGAAATCAGCAGACTTCGTGACCTCTTTGGCTCTAACACCTACCATAAGCCACCGCCTAAAGGACTTTTCTTCTTCGTGTATGAAGCTTTCAAAGACCTAACCATCTTGATCTTGTTGGTCTGTGCCACTCTCGCCCTTGGCTTCGGGATCAAAGAACACGGCATCAAAGAAGGTTGGTACGAAGGCGGAAGCATCTTCGTAGCAGTCTTCTTGGTCATAGTTGTCTCTGCTCTCAGCAACTTCAGGCAGGAAAGACAGTTCGACAAGCTGTCCAAGATAAGCAATAATATCAAAGTGGAAGTCCTTAGAGACAGCAGGCGGCAACATATCTCCATCTTTGACGTTGTTGTTGGTGATGTTGTCTTCTTGAAGATTGGAGATCAGATTCCAGCTGATGGTCTGTTCTTGGATGGGCATTCACTTCAGGTGGACGAGTCTAGTATGACCGGAGAGAGTGACCATCTCGAAGTTGATCTCAAGGATAATCCCTTCTTGTTCTCTGGCACGAAGATAGTTGACGGGTTTGCCCAGATGCTGGTTGTCTCCGTGGGTATGAGCACAACCTGGGGACAGACGATGAGCTCCATAAACCAAGATTCTAGCGAGAGAACACCTTTGCAGGTCCGTCTGGACACGCTGACCTCCACCATAGGGAAAGTTGGTCTTACAGTGGCTGCACTTGTCCTGGTGGTGTTACTAGTCCGTTACTTCACAGGGAACACAGAGAAAGAGGGTAAAAGAGAATACAACGGGAGCAAAACACCTATTGATACTGTGGTTAATTCCGTGGTGCGAATCGTGGCAGCTGCTGTCACCATTGTCGTTGTGGCTATCCCGGAAGGCTTGCCATTGGCTGTGACTCTGACGCTGGCTTACTCCATGAAAAGAATGATGTCTGATCAAGCTATGGTCAGAAAGCTCTCGGCGTGTGAGACAATGGGCTCAGCGACAGTGATATGCACAGACAAAACAGGCACTTTAACACTGAACGAGATGAAGGTAACCAAGTTTTGGCTTGGCCAAGAGTCAATCCATGAAGACTCTACCAAGATGATCTCATCTGACGTTCTCAATCTGCTTTACCAAGGCACCGGTCTAAACACGACGGGAAGCGTCTGTGTGTCAGACTCAGGATCAACGCCTGAGTTCTCGGGCAGTCCAACAGAGAAGGCTCTTTTGTCTTGGACTGTGCTAAATCTGGGTATGGATATGGAGTCAGTGAAGCAGAAACACGATGTTCTCCGCGTAGAGACTTTCAACTCAGCAAAAAAACGAAGTGGAGTTTTGGTCCGAAGAAAAGCTGACTATACAGTTCATGTACACTGGAAAGGAGCCGCTGAAATGGTCCTAGCTATGTGTTCTCACTACTACACGAGCACTGGGTCTGTTGAC from Camelina sativa cultivar DH55 chromosome 7, Cs, whole genome shotgun sequence includes the following:
- the LOC104699540 gene encoding calcium-transporting ATPase 12, plasma membrane-type, with translation MRDLQKYDCSALLLNLTTPSLNKAQRRWRFAYAAIYSVRAMLSLVKEMVPARIDPKISDESLSLSYTDLESTDGAKINSMPLSYVPDIDHERLVEIMKGKDLPGIQALGGVAGVATSLRTNATKGIHGNEQEISRLRDLFGSNTYHKPPPKGLFFFVYEAFKDLTILILLVCATLALGFGIKEHGIKEGWYEGGSIFVAVFLVIVVSALSNFRQERQFDKLSKISNNIKVEVLRDSRRQHISIFDVVVGDVVFLKIGDQIPADGLFLDGHSLQVDESSMTGESDHLEVDLKDNPFLFSGTKIVDGFAQMLVVSVGMSTTWGQTMSSINQDSSERTPLQVRLDTLTSTIGKVGLTVAALVLVVLLVRYFTGNTEKEGKREYNGSKTPIDTVVNSVVRIVAAAVTIVVVAIPEGLPLAVTLTLAYSMKRMMSDQAMVRKLSACETMGSATVICTDKTGTLTLNEMKVTKFWLGQESIHEDSTKMISSDVLNLLYQGTGLNTTGSVCVSDSGSTPEFSGSPTEKALLSWTVLNLGMDMESVKQKHDVLRVETFNSAKKRSGVLVRRKADYTVHVHWKGAAEMVLAMCSHYYTSTGSVDLLDSTAKNRIEAIIQGMAASSLRCIAFAHKVSSNDSGLEEDGLNLMGIVGLKDPCRPGVSKAVETCKLAGVTIKMITGDNVFTAKAIAFECGILDHNDEDEEEAVVEGVQFRNYTDEERMQKVEKIRVMARSSPSDKLLMVKCLRLKGHVVAVTGDGTNDAPALKEADIGLSMGIQGTEVAKESSDIVILDDNFTSVATVLKWGRCVYNNIQKFIQFQLTVNVAALVINFIAAVSAGEVPLTAVQLLWVNLIMDTLGALALATERPTNELLKRKPVGRTEVLITNVMWRNLLVQSLYQIAILLILQFKGMSIFNVPKEVKNTLIFNTFVLCQVFNEFNAREMEKKNVFKGLHRNRLFIGIIAITIVLQVIMVEFLKKFADTVRLNGWQWGTCIAIASLSWPIGFFAKFIPVSETPFLSYFKNPRSLFKGSRSSSLKKP